A single genomic interval of Asinibacterium sp. OR53 harbors:
- a CDS encoding outer membrane lipoprotein carrier protein LolA: MKKYCLFLFSLVFVISQSFAQNDPAAKKVLDAVSAKVRSLKSIVTTFSIRQLTSKGKDNGTKTGQISVKGQKYLLKQGRMEVICDGTKTYNYDGNKTVTVAAAEEPGQTLTPQKILSGAYDKDFSYKLMPAQGNFHVIELRPLDARKNFQKVTVYVDKAKSLITKAVILDKSNNTLQVSFTKINTSANLADNLFVFNKGKYPKDVEILD, from the coding sequence ATGAAGAAATATTGTCTTTTCCTGTTTAGTTTGGTATTTGTTATCAGCCAGTCATTTGCACAGAACGACCCCGCCGCTAAAAAAGTACTCGATGCTGTCAGCGCCAAAGTGAGGAGCCTGAAAAGCATTGTTACTACTTTTTCTATACGCCAGTTAACCAGTAAAGGGAAAGATAATGGTACCAAAACAGGACAAATTTCTGTAAAGGGACAAAAATACCTGCTCAAGCAAGGAAGGATGGAAGTGATCTGCGATGGCACTAAAACATATAACTATGATGGTAATAAGACCGTTACAGTAGCCGCAGCAGAAGAACCCGGACAAACACTGACCCCTCAGAAAATATTATCCGGCGCTTACGATAAAGATTTTTCATACAAACTCATGCCTGCCCAGGGCAATTTCCATGTTATTGAATTGCGGCCCCTCGATGCCAGGAAAAACTTCCAGAAAGTAACTGTATATGTAGACAAAGCAAAGAGCCTCATTACCAAAGCAGTGATCCTGGATAAAAGCAATAATACCTTGCAGGTGAGTTTTACCAAGATCAACACTTCAGCTAACCTGGCCGATAACCTCTTTGTTTTCAACAAAGGTAAATATCCCAAAGACGTAGAGATATTGGACTAA
- a CDS encoding alpha/beta hydrolase yields the protein MKKWLFFAMTLAGSQVHAQYTVRLIVSTVATRQQEDIYIAGNFNGWNPKDENYKLKPYAGGRKSIVVKDVTAGTYAFKCTRGSFDKVECAADGRDISDRIVEVNNDVTLEITVAGWKDDYPERPKPFTASPQVRVLDTAFSIPQLDRKRRVWVYLPKGYASSSKTYPVLYMQDGQNLFNEQTAAFGEWGVDECLDTLQQQLGKECIVVGIDHGGTRRMTEYNPYDNDKFGTGEGKRYVDFLAHTLKPYIDSKYRTQKASEHNFIAGSSMGGLISLYAVMQYPSVFGGAGVFSPALWTAPAIYSDLENFSTPTMPKFYFYAGAKESTTMVSDMQKASDILQKKQRYVIRNVVNPLGQHNEKYWRQEFAAFYVWLVKENF from the coding sequence ATGAAAAAATGGTTGTTCTTTGCCATGACACTTGCGGGCTCTCAAGTGCACGCCCAATATACTGTTCGATTAATTGTCAGTACTGTTGCCACCCGCCAGCAGGAGGATATTTATATCGCGGGTAATTTCAACGGATGGAATCCCAAGGATGAAAACTATAAGTTGAAACCTTATGCTGGTGGCAGAAAGAGCATTGTTGTGAAAGATGTTACTGCCGGTACTTATGCATTCAAGTGCACCCGCGGTAGTTTCGATAAAGTAGAATGCGCTGCCGACGGACGCGATATCAGCGACAGGATCGTGGAGGTCAATAATGATGTGACGCTGGAAATTACCGTTGCCGGATGGAAAGATGATTATCCGGAAAGACCCAAACCATTCACGGCGAGTCCGCAAGTGCGTGTACTCGACACCGCTTTCAGCATTCCGCAACTGGATAGAAAAAGACGCGTTTGGGTATACCTGCCCAAAGGCTATGCAAGTTCCTCTAAAACTTACCCTGTGCTTTATATGCAGGACGGACAAAACCTGTTCAATGAACAAACAGCTGCTTTTGGCGAATGGGGTGTAGATGAATGTCTCGATACTTTGCAGCAACAATTAGGAAAAGAATGCATTGTAGTAGGTATTGATCATGGCGGCACGAGACGCATGACCGAATACAACCCCTACGACAATGATAAATTCGGAACAGGAGAAGGTAAGCGCTATGTAGATTTTCTTGCGCATACATTGAAGCCTTATATCGACAGTAAATACAGAACGCAGAAGGCGTCTGAACATAATTTCATAGCCGGCAGCAGCATGGGCGGATTGATCAGCCTGTATGCGGTGATGCAATATCCGTCAGTGTTTGGCGGCGCCGGCGTATTCTCACCTGCTTTATGGACCGCTCCGGCCATCTATAGCGATCTGGAAAATTTCAGCACACCTACCATGCCTAAATTCTATTTTTATGCAGGTGCCAAGGAAAGTACTACCATGGTCAGCGATATGCAGAAAGCATCGGATATACTCCAGAAAAAACAACGTTATGTTATTCGAAATGTAGTGAACCCGCTTGGACAGCATAATGAAAAATACTGGAGGCAAGAGTTTGCTGCGTTTTACGTCTGGCTCGTGAAGGAGAATTTCTGA
- a CDS encoding ribonuclease Z → MFGVTILGNNSALPAYERHPTAQVVTLNEQLFLIDCGEGTQMQLARYKVKRGKINHIFISHLHGDHYFGLLGLITSMGLLGREQDLHIYAPPPLKDIINLQLEVASTALPFTLHFHPLEKEGVLIDHPKFSVSCFATRHRIPCWGFIIREKKKPRKIDKDKITAYQIPAAYYERLKEGLDYETRSGEIIKNEWVTRPGIPPKSYAFCADTIYDESIADKTKNVSLLYHETTYLKDLEERAAARYHSTTLQAAAIAQKANASKLLIGHFSSKYEALEPFLEETIQAFPNTQLAIEGVTYYV, encoded by the coding sequence ATGTTTGGCGTTACCATATTAGGCAATAATTCGGCTCTTCCAGCCTACGAGCGGCACCCTACCGCACAGGTGGTAACATTGAACGAGCAATTGTTCCTGATCGACTGCGGCGAAGGCACCCAAATGCAATTGGCCAGGTACAAGGTCAAGCGGGGCAAGATCAATCATATATTCATTTCGCATCTGCATGGTGACCATTATTTTGGCCTGCTCGGGCTCATCACCAGTATGGGCTTGCTGGGCAGGGAGCAGGACCTGCACATTTATGCGCCCCCTCCCCTGAAAGACATCATCAATCTGCAATTGGAAGTGGCTTCTACCGCATTGCCTTTCACGCTGCATTTTCATCCGCTGGAAAAAGAAGGAGTGCTGATCGATCATCCCAAATTTTCAGTTTCCTGTTTTGCTACCCGTCATCGTATACCTTGTTGGGGTTTTATCATACGCGAGAAAAAGAAACCGCGCAAGATCGATAAGGATAAAATAACGGCTTATCAAATTCCCGCTGCATATTATGAAAGGCTGAAAGAAGGACTCGATTATGAAACGAGATCAGGAGAGATAATCAAAAATGAATGGGTAACCCGGCCGGGTATTCCTCCAAAAAGTTATGCGTTCTGCGCAGATACCATTTACGATGAATCGATTGCCGATAAAACAAAAAATGTAAGCCTGCTTTACCACGAGACCACTTATCTGAAAGACCTGGAAGAAAGGGCGGCTGCACGTTATCACTCCACTACCCTGCAAGCCGCAGCTATTGCCCAAAAGGCCAATGCAAGCAAGTTGCTGATTGGCCATTTCAGCAGCAAATATGAAGCCCTGGAACCGTTTTTAGAAGAAACCATACAGGCATTTCCGAATACGCAGTTGGCGATTGAGGGAGTAACGTATTATGTCTGA
- the rpsO gene encoding 30S ribosomal protein S15: MPYLTKEKKASIFAEYGGKATNTGSIEGQVALLTERITEISNHLQANQKDHSTQRGLMKMVGQRKRLLGYMQKHNLQGYRALIEKLGLRK, encoded by the coding sequence ATGCCTTATTTAACCAAAGAAAAAAAAGCAAGCATTTTTGCTGAGTACGGTGGAAAAGCAACCAATACAGGTTCTATCGAAGGACAGGTGGCTTTGCTGACCGAACGAATCACTGAAATTTCCAATCATCTGCAAGCTAACCAAAAAGACCATTCCACACAACGTGGCCTGATGAAAATGGTAGGTCAGCGTAAGCGTTTGCTTGGATACATGCAAAAGCACAACCTGCAGGGTTACCGTGCGCTCATCGAGAAATTAGGTCTGAGAAAATAA
- the pnp gene encoding polyribonucleotide nucleotidyltransferase translates to MLSQPISVRFDLGGNREVLIETGKLARQADGAVTVRQGNCIILATVVANKEPREGQDFFPLSVDYQEKFAAAGRIPGSFFKREARLNDYEILTSRLIDRALRPLFPEDYFCDVQVLLSLVSSDAEVMPDSLACLAASAALAVSDIPIKEIISEVRIARIKGEFVVNPTRSQLETAELEFIIAATEKNLMMVEGEAKECSEADLVKALELAHDAIRIQIKAQEELRAKKGITAKRDYKKPEEDEALKAKVEAFAKDKVYQISRKGSSKHERSEAYSLLKDELMASLGEEATDLEKKLTKKYYEDLKWEVVRNMILEDRIRLDGRQLDQVRPLAMEVDPLPAPHGSSLFTRGETQSLTTVTFGTALDDLLIESAAKSVDSKFYLHYNFPPFSTGEVKMMRGQSRREVGHGNLAMRSLKQMMPTGDYAYTVRVVSDILESNGSSSMATVCAGSLALMDAGVPIPKHVSGVAMGLITRNDGKYAILTDILGDEDHLGDMDFKVTGTRDGICGVQMDIKVDGLSMDVMREALEQARKGRLHILDAMYECIPAARADVKPHAPRMVKLIIDKEFIGAVIGPGGKVIQEIQRETGTTINIEEVGNTGEVSIFSPEKSGLDKAVAWVRGIAAVPQVGDVYEGPVKGIKEFGAFVEFMPGKQGLLHISEISWKRLESMDGLFKEGDMVKVKLVGLDPKTGKFKLSRKVLMPKPEGRPEGKPQGEAKAGEQ, encoded by the coding sequence ATGTTATCACAACCAATCAGTGTGCGTTTCGACCTGGGAGGCAACCGCGAGGTGCTCATCGAAACAGGCAAACTGGCCCGCCAGGCCGACGGTGCTGTAACCGTTCGCCAGGGCAATTGTATTATCCTGGCTACTGTTGTAGCCAACAAGGAGCCGAGAGAAGGACAGGACTTCTTCCCCTTGAGTGTAGATTACCAGGAAAAATTTGCGGCTGCTGGTCGCATTCCTGGCTCTTTCTTTAAACGCGAAGCAAGACTGAATGACTATGAAATATTGACCAGCCGGTTGATCGACCGGGCGCTGCGTCCCCTCTTCCCCGAAGATTATTTCTGCGATGTGCAGGTATTGCTCAGCCTCGTATCAAGCGATGCCGAAGTGATGCCCGATTCGCTGGCCTGCCTGGCAGCATCGGCTGCACTGGCTGTTTCGGATATACCTATCAAAGAAATCATCAGTGAAGTGCGTATTGCACGCATTAAAGGCGAATTTGTGGTGAATCCCACCCGAAGCCAGCTGGAAACAGCAGAACTGGAATTTATCATCGCCGCTACCGAGAAAAACCTGATGATGGTGGAAGGGGAAGCCAAAGAATGTTCTGAAGCTGACTTGGTAAAAGCGCTGGAATTGGCACACGATGCGATCCGCATCCAGATCAAAGCGCAGGAAGAACTGCGGGCTAAAAAAGGTATTACCGCCAAACGCGATTATAAAAAACCGGAAGAGGATGAAGCCCTGAAAGCTAAAGTGGAAGCTTTTGCCAAGGATAAAGTATACCAGATATCCCGAAAAGGTTCTAGTAAACACGAACGTTCTGAAGCCTATAGCCTGCTGAAAGACGAACTAATGGCCAGCCTGGGCGAAGAAGCAACCGATCTGGAAAAGAAACTGACCAAAAAGTACTACGAAGACCTGAAATGGGAAGTGGTGCGTAATATGATCTTAGAAGATCGAATCCGTCTCGATGGCCGTCAGTTAGACCAGGTGCGTCCGCTCGCAATGGAAGTAGATCCCCTGCCCGCACCGCATGGCTCTTCTTTGTTTACCCGTGGTGAGACTCAATCACTTACAACAGTTACTTTTGGTACTGCTTTGGATGATCTACTGATAGAGAGTGCAGCTAAATCGGTTGATTCTAAATTCTACCTGCATTATAATTTTCCTCCTTTCAGCACAGGCGAAGTGAAAATGATGCGCGGGCAGAGCCGCCGCGAAGTAGGTCACGGCAACCTGGCCATGCGTTCGCTGAAACAAATGATGCCTACCGGTGACTATGCTTACACCGTTCGCGTAGTAAGCGATATCCTGGAAAGTAATGGCTCTTCTTCCATGGCTACCGTTTGTGCCGGATCACTGGCATTGATGGATGCTGGCGTACCTATTCCCAAACATGTGAGTGGGGTGGCAATGGGATTGATTACCCGTAACGATGGGAAATATGCGATCCTGACCGATATCCTGGGCGATGAAGATCACCTGGGCGATATGGACTTTAAAGTAACCGGTACCCGCGATGGTATCTGTGGCGTACAGATGGATATTAAGGTAGACGGTCTGAGCATGGATGTGATGCGCGAAGCGCTGGAGCAAGCCAGGAAGGGACGTTTACATATACTTGATGCCATGTACGAATGTATACCGGCTGCAAGGGCTGATGTGAAACCGCATGCGCCACGTATGGTAAAACTGATCATCGACAAAGAATTCATCGGGGCCGTGATAGGACCGGGTGGTAAAGTGATACAGGAAATCCAGCGCGAAACAGGTACTACCATCAATATTGAAGAAGTAGGCAATACAGGTGAAGTGAGCATCTTCTCTCCGGAGAAGAGCGGACTGGACAAAGCCGTAGCCTGGGTAAGAGGCATTGCTGCCGTGCCACAGGTAGGAGATGTATACGAAGGGCCAGTAAAAGGCATCAAGGAATTCGGCGCTTTCGTGGAATTCATGCCCGGCAAACAAGGACTGCTGCACATCAGCGAGATCAGCTGGAAGCGCCTTGAAAGCATGGACGGACTGTTCAAGGAAGGCGATATGGTGAAAGTGAAGCTGGTAGGATTGGACCCTAAAACAGGAAAATTCAAGCTCAGCCGCAAAGTACTGATGCCCAAACCTGAAGGCAGGCCCGAGGGAAAACCCCAGGGAGAAGCCAAAGCAGGAGAACAATAA
- the prmA gene encoding 50S ribosomal protein L11 methyltransferase: MTSQYQCISIPVTDESTREQIIAGLAEAGYDGFEELEESLQAYVPDDIFDANTLDEILSKHNLTYSKSIIEKQNWNAVWESNFEPVQVEDFVGVRASFHLPFTGVQHEIVITPKMSFGTGHHATTYLVMQLMRGIGFEAKTVFDFGTGTGILAILAAKLGAKAILAVDNDDWCIENALENTSVNGTQNIAIEKVNDARLNQKFNIVIANINKNIILDNLPYLAEDLEPGGDVLLSGLLKEDEADIREACGKMGWVHQNTLERKGWIACWFRQ, from the coding sequence ATGACATCGCAATACCAATGCATTTCGATTCCTGTAACAGATGAGTCAACCAGGGAGCAAATTATTGCCGGGTTGGCCGAGGCAGGTTATGATGGGTTTGAGGAGTTGGAAGAATCGCTGCAGGCCTATGTACCGGACGATATATTTGATGCAAATACGCTCGATGAAATATTGAGTAAGCATAATCTAACATATTCAAAATCAATAATTGAAAAACAAAATTGGAATGCGGTATGGGAATCCAATTTTGAGCCGGTTCAGGTAGAAGATTTTGTAGGGGTGCGGGCGTCTTTTCATCTGCCTTTTACGGGTGTGCAGCATGAAATTGTTATTACCCCCAAAATGAGTTTTGGTACCGGGCACCATGCCACTACTTACCTGGTTATGCAACTGATGCGTGGCATTGGTTTTGAGGCTAAAACAGTGTTTGATTTTGGTACGGGTACGGGTATATTGGCGATACTGGCGGCTAAGCTGGGAGCCAAAGCCATACTGGCAGTGGATAATGATGACTGGTGCATAGAAAATGCCTTGGAGAATACTTCAGTTAATGGCACGCAAAATATTGCAATAGAGAAGGTTAATGATGCAAGATTGAATCAAAAATTTAATATTGTCATCGCTAACATCAATAAAAACATTATCCTGGATAACCTGCCATATTTAGCGGAAGACCTGGAACCGGGAGGAGATGTATTGTTGAGTGGATTGTTAAAAGAAGATGAAGCTGATATAAGGGAAGCTTGCGGTAAAATGGGATGGGTGCATCAAAATACCCTGGAACGTAAGGGGTGGATAGCTTGCTGGTTTCGGCAATAA
- the plsY gene encoding glycerol-3-phosphate 1-O-acyltransferase PlsY gives MNELLLIVLAYLIGSIPTAVWVSRYFFDIDIRDYGSGNAGATNTFRVLGSKWGSFVMVIDIIKGVVATSLYIVLPYYMADEWARTNLMIGLGLSAVIGHIFPIWAGFRGGKGVATLLGMAVAIQPLVAICCIGVFLLVLYLTRFVSLSSILAGISFMVFILFIFNEKEPLYRIFAVLVALMVVLTHQKNIGRILKGTESKVPILKYRDRRKQRRNAE, from the coding sequence ATGAACGAATTGTTGCTCATTGTATTAGCTTATTTGATTGGTTCGATACCAACGGCCGTATGGGTAAGCAGGTACTTCTTCGACATTGATATCCGTGACTATGGCAGCGGTAATGCCGGAGCCACCAATACCTTTCGTGTACTCGGCTCCAAATGGGGCAGCTTTGTAATGGTCATCGATATCATCAAAGGCGTGGTTGCCACTTCCCTGTATATTGTATTGCCTTATTACATGGCTGACGAATGGGCCCGCACCAATCTTATGATCGGACTGGGACTCTCTGCCGTGATAGGACATATTTTCCCTATCTGGGCTGGTTTCAGGGGCGGCAAAGGAGTTGCTACTTTATTGGGTATGGCTGTGGCCATCCAACCCCTGGTTGCGATTTGCTGTATCGGTGTTTTTCTTCTTGTTTTATACCTCACGCGTTTTGTATCGCTCAGCTCTATACTGGCAGGTATTTCTTTCATGGTATTCATCCTTTTTATCTTCAATGAAAAGGAACCCCTCTACCGTATTTTTGCCGTATTGGTGGCATTGATGGTGGTGCTCACCCATCAGAAAAACATAGGCCGCATACTCAAAGGAACAGAAAGCAAAGTGCCCATCCTCAAGTACCGCGATCGCCGCAAACAACGGAGAAACGCTGAATAG
- a CDS encoding M48 family metallopeptidase produces the protein MKKQIKLLAGMSVLVAFSSCTRNAITGRSQLNLVPESEVQSMAFSQYKEFLSTNKVISPASNRDAEMVKHVGNRLISAITNYYTEKGMSNELSGYNWEINLVNDKQVNAWCMPGGKIVVYSGLLAYTRNEDALAIVMGHEITHALAKHGNERMSQGLLQQMGGVALSVATANKPAETQSLFQTAYGVGTNVGIMLPFSRKNEFEADKFGLMFAALAGYNPREAIPFWKRMADAGSGNKPPEFLSTHPSDEARIERLQAMMDETVKNYYHPSGKTMSKNWY, from the coding sequence ATGAAGAAACAAATCAAATTATTGGCAGGCATGAGCGTACTGGTTGCTTTTTCTTCCTGCACACGCAATGCGATCACAGGCCGTAGCCAATTGAACCTTGTACCGGAATCTGAAGTGCAATCGATGGCTTTTAGTCAGTATAAAGAATTCCTTTCCACCAATAAAGTAATATCACCTGCGAGCAATAGAGATGCTGAAATGGTAAAACATGTAGGTAACCGGCTGATCAGCGCCATTACCAACTATTATACTGAAAAGGGAATGAGCAATGAGCTGAGCGGCTATAATTGGGAGATCAACCTGGTGAACGACAAACAGGTGAATGCCTGGTGCATGCCCGGTGGAAAGATTGTGGTGTACAGCGGACTGCTCGCTTATACCAGAAACGAAGATGCATTGGCCATAGTAATGGGACATGAAATTACCCACGCACTGGCCAAACATGGTAACGAAAGGATGAGCCAGGGATTGTTGCAACAGATGGGGGGGGTGGCACTGTCTGTGGCTACTGCAAATAAGCCGGCTGAAACACAAAGCCTGTTCCAGACTGCTTACGGAGTAGGTACAAATGTGGGTATTATGCTGCCCTTTAGCCGCAAGAATGAATTTGAAGCCGATAAATTCGGGCTGATGTTTGCGGCTCTGGCCGGCTACAACCCCCGGGAAGCCATTCCTTTCTGGAAACGGATGGCCGATGCTGGTTCAGGTAATAAACCGCCCGAATTCCTCAGCACGCACCCCAGCGATGAGGCACGTATTGAAAGATTACAAGCGATGATGGACGAAACCGTTAAAAATTATTACCATCCGTCTGGCAAGACTATGAGTAAAAATTGGTACTAA
- a CDS encoding IS3 family transposase (programmed frameshift), whose translation MKKGRFTEAQIVSAMKKQESGIAVKEIAREMGISEATFYNWKAKYGGMEVSDVVKMKQMEAEISEYKKIVAELSLENRAMKNLIAKKFLTPEAKRETVHHLMEEEQLSNRKACELAGISRNTYRYQPKPKDDSEVQDALTVLTTKHVAIGFWQCCYRLWNKGHEWNHKRIYRVYTDMKLNIRRRGKKRLPERIKQPLNVPTAPNQVWSIDFMTDTLVDGRRFRLFNVMDDFNRESLAIEVDTSLPALRVIRVLERLIVQRGKPANIRCDNGPEFISHKLEEWCNDEQRQITIQFIQPGKPTQNAYIERKNGSIRREVLNAYLFYRLSEVREQTEEWRIDYNTERPHKSLGYLSPIRYAQMMEERKNLILENSN comes from the exons ATGAAAAAAGGAAGATTTACCGAAGCGCAGATTGTATCTGCAATGAAGAAACAGGAATCAGGAATTGCTGTTAAAGAGATTGCCCGAGAGATGGGTATCAGCGAAGCAACGTTTTACAATTGGAAGGCTAAGTATGGAGGCATGGAAGTGAGTGATGTTGTAAAAATGAAGCAGATGGAAGCTGAGATCAGTGAGTACAAGAAGATCGTGGCGGAGTTAAGCCTGGAGAACCGGGCAATGAAGAACCTGATCGCAAAAAAGT TTTTAACGCCTGAAGCGAAACGGGAAACTGTTCATCATCTGATGGAAGAAGAGCAGTTAAGTAACCGTAAGGCGTGCGAACTGGCAGGNATATCCCGCAACACCTACCGGTATCAACCAAAACCTAAGGATGACAGTGAAGTTCAGGATGCACTGACGGTTTTAACAACCAAACATGTTGCCATTGGATTTTGGCAGTGTTGCTATCGTCTTTGGAATAAAGGGCATGAATGGAATCATAAACGGATCTATCGGGTATACACAGATATGAAGCTGAATATCCGTCGCAGAGGCAAGAAACGGCTCCCAGAGCGGATAAAGCAACCCTTAAACGTTCCAACAGCACCTAACCAGGTATGGAGCATTGATTTTATGACCGACACGCTCGTAGATGGCAGAAGGTTCCGATTGTTCAATGTGATGGATGATTTTAACCGTGAATCGCTGGCGATAGAGGTTGACACCTCACTTCCGGCACTCAGGGTGATCAGGGTACTGGAAAGACTGATTGTTCAGCGAGGCAAGCCTGCCAATATCCGTTGCGACAATGGCCCAGAGTTTATCAGCCACAAACTGGAAGAGTGGTGCAATGATGAGCAAAGACAGATTACGATACAATTTATTCAACCGGGGAAACCCACACAAAATGCATACATAGAAAGGAAGAATGGAAGCATCAGAAGAGAAGTATTGAATGCTTACCTGTTTTATCGTTTGTCAGAAGTGAGAGAACAGACCGAAGAGTGGAGGATCGACTATAACACTGAACGACCACACAAATCGTTAGGTTATCTCTCACCGATCAGGTATGCGCAAATGATGGAAGAACGAAAAAACCTTATCTTAGAAAACTCTAACTAA
- a CDS encoding IS1595 family transposase, producing the protein MFSATPFKSILELIKAFPDEQSCIDHLERVLWDGTPVSPFDPASQVYKCKNNRYKCKNTNKYFNVKIGTIFEGTKISLQVWYMAMYIFSSHKKGISSHQLAKDLDVTQKTAWFILERLREAMNTESFKEEMEGVIEVDETFVGGKNRNRHHDKKVKNSQGRSFKDKTPVVGLLNREGNVRCFVVPDTSIESVQPIVRENVKKGSIVISDEWKAYKGLNNDYTHMVVEHGKGQYVNDEGGTTNSIENVWSNFKKGIIGIYHNRPTRKHLQGYADEFAFRYNTRKDSTDGRFNVLLSETKGKRLTYQNLIAK; encoded by the coding sequence ATGTTTTCAGCCACACCATTTAAAAGCATCCTTGAACTGATAAAAGCATTTCCAGATGAGCAATCATGTATTGATCATTTGGAAAGAGTATTGTGGGATGGAACGCCGGTATCTCCTTTCGATCCCGCGTCACAGGTATACAAGTGTAAAAACAATAGATATAAATGCAAGAACACCAACAAATATTTCAATGTAAAAATAGGTACCATTTTCGAAGGAACTAAAATTTCTTTGCAGGTATGGTATATGGCTATGTATATTTTTTCTTCTCACAAGAAGGGGATCAGTTCACACCAGTTAGCAAAAGACTTAGACGTTACACAAAAGACAGCATGGTTCATTCTTGAACGCTTACGCGAAGCAATGAATACAGAATCCTTCAAAGAAGAAATGGAAGGTGTAATAGAAGTGGACGAAACATTTGTTGGTGGTAAAAACAGAAACAGACACCATGATAAGAAAGTGAAAAACAGTCAGGGTCGATCTTTCAAAGATAAGACCCCTGTTGTAGGTTTACTTAATCGCGAAGGCAATGTAAGATGTTTTGTTGTACCGGATACATCAATTGAAAGTGTGCAGCCAATTGTAAGAGAAAATGTAAAGAAGGGTAGCATTGTAATCTCCGACGAGTGGAAGGCGTATAAGGGTCTCAACAATGATTATACTCACATGGTAGTTGAGCACGGTAAAGGTCAATATGTAAACGACGAAGGAGGTACAACCAATAGCATTGAGAACGTATGGAGCAATTTCAAAAAAGGTATAATAGGCATATATCACAACAGACCAACAAGGAAGCATTTACAGGGGTATGCAGATGAATTTGCATTTAGGTATAATACCCGCAAAGATTCTACCGATGGTAGATTTAATGTACTTTTATCGGAAACGAAGGGTAAGAGATTAACCTATCAAAACCTCATTGCAAAATGA
- a CDS encoding YdeI family protein, with product MSNQSLFEKLQLKDEKTLLIQGLPSSIEKQFTKLSYAKNVTPLLKTKKVDFVLLFVLSQCQLNNVLKDIFPALHDDSKLWVAYPKTTSKIVSDLNRDCSWELLTQSEYESVRQVALDHVWSAIRFKKTDKIPNRSRAFAEMKNEPANGIDFEKRLVVPPVELDKLFARHSDAREFFSSLSFTNQKEYVSWIEGAKKEETRKRRLETALEKLLAGKKNPSEK from the coding sequence ATGTCAAATCAGAGTTTGTTTGAAAAGCTGCAGTTAAAAGATGAGAAGACCCTTTTGATTCAAGGTCTGCCTTCTTCCATCGAAAAACAGTTTACCAAGTTGTCTTATGCCAAGAATGTCACGCCTTTATTGAAGACCAAGAAGGTAGATTTTGTACTGCTTTTTGTACTCAGCCAGTGCCAGTTGAATAATGTGCTTAAGGATATATTCCCGGCGTTGCATGATGACAGCAAATTGTGGGTGGCTTATCCCAAAACCACCAGCAAGATCGTTAGTGACCTCAACCGCGATTGCAGTTGGGAATTGCTCACGCAAAGCGAATACGAATCGGTACGGCAGGTAGCGCTCGATCATGTTTGGAGTGCCATCCGGTTCAAGAAGACCGATAAAATACCCAACCGCAGCCGCGCATTTGCCGAAATGAAAAACGAGCCGGCCAACGGCATCGATTTTGAAAAAAGGCTTGTGGTTCCGCCCGTTGAACTAGATAAATTGTTCGCCCGGCATAGCGATGCCCGTGAATTCTTTTCTTCACTCTCCTTCACCAACCAAAAAGAATACGTGAGTTGGATAGAAGGTGCTAAAAAAGAAGAAACCCGGAAACGCAGGCTGGAAACGGCGTTGGAGAAACTCCTTGCCGGGAAGAAAAACCCTTCGGAGAAATAA